From one Lycium barbarum isolate Lr01 chromosome 6, ASM1917538v2, whole genome shotgun sequence genomic stretch:
- the LOC132643639 gene encoding GDP-mannose transporter GONST1-like isoform X2, translated as MNPSSPVAASLDSPDPALERVVTEDSNNSSQGGERNFSAHQPILLDQVSGSFRREVVNRSHSMKAVNRDDEDLENGMLEKDTEKSVRSNKVVTVHNKALLSGVAYCISSCSMILVNKYVLSSYDFNAGISLMVYQNFVSVVVVSTLRFFGIISTEPLTWRLIRVWLPVNVIFVGMLITSMFSLKYINVAMVTVLKNVTNVITAVGEMYLFNKTHDNRVWTALFLMIISAITGGITDLSFHAVGYTWQIINCFLTASYSLTLRRVMDTAKQVTKSGNLDEFSMVLLNNTLSLPLGILLILLFNEVDYLSRTPLLQLRTFWLVATFSGFLGLAISFTSMWFLHQTSATTYSLVGSLNKIPLSVAGIFLFHVSTSLENSASIFFGLLAGVFFARAKMQEKPQSRS; from the exons ATGAATCCAAG TTCACCCGTGGCTGCCTCTCTGGATTCTCCTGATCCAGCTTTGGAAAGGGTTGTTACAGAGGATAGTAATAACAGTAGCCAAGGCGGGGAAAGAAACTTCTCAGCTCATCAACCAATTTTGCTGGATCAGGTCTCCGGTTCTTTCAGAAGAGAAGTAGTTAACAG ATCTCATTCTATGAAGGCTGTAAATAGAGATGATGAAGATTTGGAAAATGGGATGTTGGAGAAAGATACAGAGAAGTCAGTACGCAGCAATAAAGTTGTTACAGTACACAATAAGGCCTTGCTATCTGGAGTCGCTTATTGTATTTCTTCCTGTAGCATGATATTAGTGAACAAGTATGTACTTTCTAGCTATGACTTTAATGCGGGGATATCATTGATGGTCTATCAG AATTTTGTATCAGTGGTGGTGGTTTCTACCTTGAGATTTTTTGGGATAATTTCTACGGAACCACTCACTTGGCGGCTAATCAGAGTCTGGTTGCCTGTTAATGTTATATTTGTTGGGATGCTTATAACAAGTATGTTCAG TCTAAAGTACATCAACGTTGCTATGGTCACTGTCCTGAAGAATGTCACTAATGTGATAACTGCAGTTGGTGAGATGTATTTATTCAACAAAACCCACGATAACAGAGTTTGGACTGCTCTTTTTCTGATG ATTATTTCAGCAATTACTGGAGGAATCACTGATCTTTCTTTTCATGCCGTTGGTTATACATGGCAGATTATAAATTGTTTCTTGACAGCATCATATTCG TTGACTCTTCGCAGGGTGATGGACACTGCCAAGCAAGTGACTAAATCTGGGAACCTGGATGAATTCTCCATGGTCCTGTTAAATAACACTCTTTCACTGCCTTTAGGCATTTTGCTTATATTATTATTTAACGAGGTGGACTATCTTTCTAGAAC ACCACTATTACAATTGCGAACATTCTGGTTGGTCGCAACCTTTAGTGGATTTTTGGGCTTAGCTATTAGCTTCACATCCATGTGGTTTCTTCATCAAACAAGTGCCACTACTTATAG TCTTGTCGGGTCACTAAATAAGATACCTCTCTCTGTTGCTGGTATTTTCCTATTCCATGTTTCAACAAGTCTGGAGAACTCTGCCAGTATATTCTTTG GCCTCTTGGCTGGAGTGTTTTTCGCCCGAGCAAAGATGCAGGAGAAACCTCAATCTCGATCCTGA
- the LOC132643639 gene encoding GDP-mannose transporter GONST1-like isoform X1, producing the protein MNPRSSPVAASLDSPDPALERVVTEDSNNSSQGGERNFSAHQPILLDQVSGSFRREVVNRSHSMKAVNRDDEDLENGMLEKDTEKSVRSNKVVTVHNKALLSGVAYCISSCSMILVNKYVLSSYDFNAGISLMVYQNFVSVVVVSTLRFFGIISTEPLTWRLIRVWLPVNVIFVGMLITSMFSLKYINVAMVTVLKNVTNVITAVGEMYLFNKTHDNRVWTALFLMIISAITGGITDLSFHAVGYTWQIINCFLTASYSLTLRRVMDTAKQVTKSGNLDEFSMVLLNNTLSLPLGILLILLFNEVDYLSRTPLLQLRTFWLVATFSGFLGLAISFTSMWFLHQTSATTYSLVGSLNKIPLSVAGIFLFHVSTSLENSASIFFGLLAGVFFARAKMQEKPQSRS; encoded by the exons ATGAATCCAAG AAGTTCACCCGTGGCTGCCTCTCTGGATTCTCCTGATCCAGCTTTGGAAAGGGTTGTTACAGAGGATAGTAATAACAGTAGCCAAGGCGGGGAAAGAAACTTCTCAGCTCATCAACCAATTTTGCTGGATCAGGTCTCCGGTTCTTTCAGAAGAGAAGTAGTTAACAG ATCTCATTCTATGAAGGCTGTAAATAGAGATGATGAAGATTTGGAAAATGGGATGTTGGAGAAAGATACAGAGAAGTCAGTACGCAGCAATAAAGTTGTTACAGTACACAATAAGGCCTTGCTATCTGGAGTCGCTTATTGTATTTCTTCCTGTAGCATGATATTAGTGAACAAGTATGTACTTTCTAGCTATGACTTTAATGCGGGGATATCATTGATGGTCTATCAG AATTTTGTATCAGTGGTGGTGGTTTCTACCTTGAGATTTTTTGGGATAATTTCTACGGAACCACTCACTTGGCGGCTAATCAGAGTCTGGTTGCCTGTTAATGTTATATTTGTTGGGATGCTTATAACAAGTATGTTCAG TCTAAAGTACATCAACGTTGCTATGGTCACTGTCCTGAAGAATGTCACTAATGTGATAACTGCAGTTGGTGAGATGTATTTATTCAACAAAACCCACGATAACAGAGTTTGGACTGCTCTTTTTCTGATG ATTATTTCAGCAATTACTGGAGGAATCACTGATCTTTCTTTTCATGCCGTTGGTTATACATGGCAGATTATAAATTGTTTCTTGACAGCATCATATTCG TTGACTCTTCGCAGGGTGATGGACACTGCCAAGCAAGTGACTAAATCTGGGAACCTGGATGAATTCTCCATGGTCCTGTTAAATAACACTCTTTCACTGCCTTTAGGCATTTTGCTTATATTATTATTTAACGAGGTGGACTATCTTTCTAGAAC ACCACTATTACAATTGCGAACATTCTGGTTGGTCGCAACCTTTAGTGGATTTTTGGGCTTAGCTATTAGCTTCACATCCATGTGGTTTCTTCATCAAACAAGTGCCACTACTTATAG TCTTGTCGGGTCACTAAATAAGATACCTCTCTCTGTTGCTGGTATTTTCCTATTCCATGTTTCAACAAGTCTGGAGAACTCTGCCAGTATATTCTTTG GCCTCTTGGCTGGAGTGTTTTTCGCCCGAGCAAAGATGCAGGAGAAACCTCAATCTCGATCCTGA
- the LOC132643639 gene encoding GDP-mannose transporter GONST1-like isoform X3 translates to MKAVNRDDEDLENGMLEKDTEKSVRSNKVVTVHNKALLSGVAYCISSCSMILVNKYVLSSYDFNAGISLMVYQNFVSVVVVSTLRFFGIISTEPLTWRLIRVWLPVNVIFVGMLITSMFSLKYINVAMVTVLKNVTNVITAVGEMYLFNKTHDNRVWTALFLMIISAITGGITDLSFHAVGYTWQIINCFLTASYSLTLRRVMDTAKQVTKSGNLDEFSMVLLNNTLSLPLGILLILLFNEVDYLSRTPLLQLRTFWLVATFSGFLGLAISFTSMWFLHQTSATTYSLVGSLNKIPLSVAGIFLFHVSTSLENSASIFFGLLAGVFFARAKMQEKPQSRS, encoded by the exons ATGAAGGCTGTAAATAGAGATGATGAAGATTTGGAAAATGGGATGTTGGAGAAAGATACAGAGAAGTCAGTACGCAGCAATAAAGTTGTTACAGTACACAATAAGGCCTTGCTATCTGGAGTCGCTTATTGTATTTCTTCCTGTAGCATGATATTAGTGAACAAGTATGTACTTTCTAGCTATGACTTTAATGCGGGGATATCATTGATGGTCTATCAG AATTTTGTATCAGTGGTGGTGGTTTCTACCTTGAGATTTTTTGGGATAATTTCTACGGAACCACTCACTTGGCGGCTAATCAGAGTCTGGTTGCCTGTTAATGTTATATTTGTTGGGATGCTTATAACAAGTATGTTCAG TCTAAAGTACATCAACGTTGCTATGGTCACTGTCCTGAAGAATGTCACTAATGTGATAACTGCAGTTGGTGAGATGTATTTATTCAACAAAACCCACGATAACAGAGTTTGGACTGCTCTTTTTCTGATG ATTATTTCAGCAATTACTGGAGGAATCACTGATCTTTCTTTTCATGCCGTTGGTTATACATGGCAGATTATAAATTGTTTCTTGACAGCATCATATTCG TTGACTCTTCGCAGGGTGATGGACACTGCCAAGCAAGTGACTAAATCTGGGAACCTGGATGAATTCTCCATGGTCCTGTTAAATAACACTCTTTCACTGCCTTTAGGCATTTTGCTTATATTATTATTTAACGAGGTGGACTATCTTTCTAGAAC ACCACTATTACAATTGCGAACATTCTGGTTGGTCGCAACCTTTAGTGGATTTTTGGGCTTAGCTATTAGCTTCACATCCATGTGGTTTCTTCATCAAACAAGTGCCACTACTTATAG TCTTGTCGGGTCACTAAATAAGATACCTCTCTCTGTTGCTGGTATTTTCCTATTCCATGTTTCAACAAGTCTGGAGAACTCTGCCAGTATATTCTTTG GCCTCTTGGCTGGAGTGTTTTTCGCCCGAGCAAAGATGCAGGAGAAACCTCAATCTCGATCCTGA